A genomic window from Triticum urartu cultivar G1812 chromosome 7, Tu2.1, whole genome shotgun sequence includes:
- the LOC125523996 gene encoding chaperone protein dnaJ 8, chloroplastic-like → MAVAGGGVVMSLRGPSASASPAAGRLRRVSSSPAVRCGATRDRWPAAAPYGVLEEDHYRTLRLAPGASRGEVKKAFHRLALQYHPDVARQENSIDFERINAAYQTVMRNMQEAEATLEYWRRRYGLADEDLDRYRRYLNDDDEDDWFSDF, encoded by the coding sequence ATGGCTGTCGCCGGAGGAGGAGTGGTGATGAGCCTGCGCGGCCCGTCGGCCTCGGCGtcgccggcggcggggcggctgcgTAGGGTGTCGTCGTCGCCGGCGGTGAGGTGCGGGGCGACGCGGGATAGGTGGCCGGCGGCGGCCCCGTACGGGGTGCTGGAGGAGGACCACTACCGCACGCTGAGGCTGGCGCCGGGGGCATCCAGGGGAGAGGTTAAGAAGGCCTTCCACCGCCTCGCGCTGCAGTACCACCCGGACGTCGCGCGCCAAGAAAACAGCATCGACTTCGAGCGGATCAACGCGGCGTACCAGACGGTTATGCGCAACATGCAAGAGGCGGAGGCGACGCTCGAGTACTGGCGCCGCCGCTACGGCCTCGCCGACGAGGACCTCGACCGCTACCGCCGCTACCtcaacgacgacgacgaggacgacTGGTTCTCCGACTTCTGA